Proteins from a genomic interval of Methanoplanus endosymbiosus:
- a CDS encoding PKD domain-containing protein, protein MNVRFKTIALLSLFVLCFFSPFAAAYSEDSVYETGIPESMQAGTAPLNPEFLKWQEEQLNSEDYASCDCDSCLSADESAPAGGYYLGEIPSPAVMSSKKPDNIVISGEDGIVAADETLPSSYDLRDYGKVTSVKNQGDCGSCWAFATYGSLESYFLVSESETYNFSENNMKNKNGFAALCCAGGNVYKSTAYLTRWEVPDGVSWYTGPVSEADDPYSDDEYNCVSPDSPAVQKHAQDVFYLYDQPADDNSYAKTMIKNYGAIHGHIYWNKSIALNMETSAPSFYFNSSEGMLSGGGHAITLVGWDDSYSKTNFNVQPPGDGAYIAKNSWGTSWGSDGGYFMISYYDQRIRGGMVLFTAEETDNYDKLYDHSPFGYISNFGGSTTFKFSNVYTAGGDETIEAVGFYTNEAGAEYTINVYKNPDSGPVNTTVGSLSTKTGTAALAGYHTVELTSPVDIQTGDKFSVVIEITNPEYKYPACFEKNVTNYLTQATSASGQSYYYNGVSWLDLYDWDSSANFCIKAYTDDSSALMPVANFTAVPPNGQVPLEVQFMDNSTGTPTSWNWDFGDGNTSTTQNPVYTYPDAGLYNVTLAVSNAYGSDSLTRYYYINVTERIPDAELDFNRNNVAQLYNDSFTPGTYPAPVTYRPHIMNYDEILLLGNISETAFVDNITGVSYDAFAAWNSTHVEWNFPPEFAIGPVSGLDTRIYTSTSEDIFYNHTLTRTFNETVFTSPGVQHVNLTVNFGDTDFESVCIGLWPAKDLNATGVIVNNSFATNAPVAPIISYNHLGLDKNGIVTGYDYYFSYDIAIIPNASAVIHKPMTYVWEGIEHEKRYLPGVNVTIDLPADMLKYDAHAFSLTTNTSCDWVVETQDNYLSVLSGESQAVSVSAPVADFTANVTSGTAPLSVQFNDNSTNTPTSWSWEFGDGNTSAAENPAYTYPDAGVYNVTLTVSNAGGTDSEIKYGYINVTDVVSDCASAELDLNRNNVVLEYNDSFSTGTYAAPVTYRPHIQNYDENYTLGNVSVAGAVDNITGVDYKAFASWNSSYAEWNFPEYMAINPGEGLDTRIYTTTTEYVFYNSTIVRTCNDTVFTSPGVQHVNLTVNFGDKDFESVFIGLWPAKDLNVTGMIINGSVTTDAPLDPEPDFAGNEHLRLDKNALVTGYDYYFSYDVTVIPNASVPAVVHKPLAYVWEGIEHETDLVYGTKTLNVPPGMLAYDAHAFSVTTNTTCNWTAKTQDNYLSVLTGTSQAVALPAPVADFTANVTSGKMPLAVQFTDASTGSPSGWSWSFGDGDTSADKNPAHIYDSAGTYSVSLTVTNAAGNDTETKNGYISVYAPGEMPELIIPEITLGWGNSTVIPVMVTNMTNGTGISGTFTWDSSVIRVTSVTANSTVFSGSVVNVNITGNSTLISLTNTDGMSAIDPAALFDISVTAAGSNGDKSYISGTDTYWSDTTFDRLDLACRDGFVEISGVKGDFNGNGAVDIGDVSKVAYMVAGKTDVDMRADFNGNGEVDVGDAAKIAWFFIGITSDL, encoded by the coding sequence ATGAATGTTAGATTTAAAACGATTGCTCTATTGTCTCTCTTCGTATTATGCTTTTTTTCGCCTTTTGCGGCAGCATACAGTGAAGACAGTGTTTATGAAACCGGCATTCCGGAAAGTATGCAGGCTGGAACCGCACCATTAAACCCTGAATTTCTGAAATGGCAGGAAGAGCAGCTTAATAGTGAAGATTATGCTTCATGTGATTGTGATTCATGCTTATCTGCCGATGAGTCTGCCCCGGCGGGTGGATATTATCTTGGTGAAATTCCCTCCCCCGCTGTGATGAGCAGTAAAAAACCGGACAATATAGTAATTTCTGGTGAAGACGGAATAGTCGCAGCTGATGAAACACTTCCGTCATCATATGATCTAAGGGACTACGGGAAAGTTACCAGTGTTAAAAATCAGGGTGACTGCGGAAGCTGCTGGGCTTTTGCCACATACGGTTCTCTTGAGTCATATTTTCTGGTGAGTGAATCAGAGACTTATAATTTTTCAGAGAACAATATGAAAAATAAGAATGGTTTTGCGGCTTTATGCTGTGCCGGTGGAAATGTTTACAAGTCAACTGCATACCTGACCAGATGGGAGGTTCCTGATGGCGTCTCATGGTACACCGGACCTGTAAGTGAAGCTGATGACCCGTACAGTGATGATGAATATAACTGTGTAAGTCCTGATTCTCCGGCAGTTCAGAAGCATGCGCAGGATGTCTTTTACCTGTATGATCAGCCCGCAGATGACAACTCCTATGCAAAAACCATGATTAAAAATTATGGGGCAATCCATGGGCACATTTACTGGAATAAATCAATTGCCCTTAATATGGAGACTTCTGCACCATCATTTTACTTCAATTCTTCAGAAGGAATGTTAAGTGGTGGTGGCCATGCAATTACCCTTGTCGGCTGGGATGATTCATACAGCAAAACCAACTTTAATGTACAGCCGCCGGGTGATGGTGCATATATTGCCAAGAATTCCTGGGGTACATCATGGGGCAGTGATGGTGGATATTTCATGATCTCTTATTATGATCAGAGAATAAGAGGTGGAATGGTGTTATTCACCGCTGAGGAGACAGATAATTACGACAAATTATATGATCACTCTCCGTTTGGCTATATCAGCAATTTCGGAGGAAGCACCACATTTAAATTTTCAAACGTCTACACGGCAGGCGGAGATGAAACAATAGAAGCTGTTGGCTTCTATACAAATGAAGCCGGTGCAGAGTACACAATAAATGTCTATAAGAATCCGGACTCAGGCCCTGTAAATACAACCGTGGGATCATTATCCACAAAAACCGGCACAGCTGCACTTGCAGGTTATCATACAGTTGAGCTTACATCACCAGTTGACATACAGACTGGTGATAAGTTTTCGGTTGTAATTGAAATTACAAATCCGGAATATAAGTATCCGGCATGTTTTGAAAAAAATGTCACAAATTACCTCACACAGGCTACATCTGCCAGTGGACAGAGCTATTATTATAATGGTGTATCCTGGCTGGACTTATATGACTGGGATTCATCAGCAAACTTCTGCATAAAGGCATATACAGATGACAGTTCTGCCCTGATGCCGGTGGCAAACTTCACGGCAGTTCCTCCAAACGGACAGGTTCCGCTTGAAGTTCAGTTCATGGACAACTCCACGGGCACGCCAACATCATGGAACTGGGACTTTGGTGACGGAAATACCTCAACAACCCAGAATCCGGTTTACACATATCCGGATGCAGGACTTTACAATGTTACACTTGCGGTATCAAATGCATACGGCTCTGATTCCCTGACAAGGTATTACTATATTAATGTTACAGAAAGGATTCCTGATGCAGAACTTGACTTTAACAGGAATAATGTGGCACAGTTATACAACGACAGTTTCACACCCGGAACATATCCTGCACCTGTAACATACCGCCCTCATATCATGAACTACGATGAGATATTATTACTCGGAAATATCTCTGAGACAGCGTTTGTTGACAATATCACGGGTGTTAGCTATGATGCCTTTGCAGCATGGAACTCAACCCATGTGGAGTGGAATTTCCCTCCGGAATTTGCTATCGGCCCGGTAAGTGGTCTTGATACGAGAATATATACCTCAACATCGGAGGATATATTTTATAACCATACGCTGACCCGCACATTCAATGAGACAGTATTTACATCTCCGGGAGTTCAGCATGTCAATCTGACTGTAAACTTTGGTGATACTGATTTTGAATCGGTATGTATCGGACTATGGCCTGCAAAGGACCTCAATGCCACGGGAGTTATTGTCAACAATTCCTTTGCTACAAATGCACCGGTTGCACCGATAATTTCGTATAATCATCTGGGACTTGACAAAAACGGCATTGTTACAGGTTATGATTACTACTTCTCATATGATATTGCAATAATCCCGAATGCCTCAGCGGTTATTCATAAACCTATGACCTATGTATGGGAAGGCATTGAGCATGAGAAGAGGTATTTGCCAGGTGTAAATGTGACAATTGATCTTCCGGCTGACATGCTGAAATACGATGCACATGCTTTTTCGCTCACCACCAATACATCATGTGACTGGGTCGTGGAAACACAGGACAACTATCTATCTGTGCTGTCCGGAGAATCACAGGCTGTCTCAGTTTCTGCTCCGGTGGCAGATTTCACTGCAAATGTCACATCCGGAACAGCACCTCTGAGTGTTCAGTTTAATGATAACTCCACAAATACACCTACATCATGGTCATGGGAGTTTGGTGACGGCAATACCTCAGCGGCTGAGAATCCGGCTTATACCTATCCTGATGCAGGTGTTTATAACGTCACACTTACGGTATCAAACGCAGGAGGAACTGACTCTGAGATTAAGTACGGTTATATCAATGTCACAGATGTCGTATCTGACTGTGCATCTGCTGAACTTGACTTAAACAGGAATAATGTCGTACTCGAGTACAATGACAGTTTCTCCACAGGCACTTATGCAGCACCTGTTACATACAGGCCGCATATCCAGAATTATGACGAGAACTACACTCTCGGAAATGTCTCAGTCGCCGGAGCGGTGGACAACATAACCGGCGTTGATTACAAAGCCTTTGCGTCATGGAATTCAAGCTATGCAGAGTGGAACTTCCCTGAATATATGGCAATTAATCCGGGTGAAGGACTTGATACAAGGATATATACGACAACGACTGAGTATGTCTTTTACAACAGCACAATAGTCCGTACATGCAATGATACGGTATTTACATCTCCGGGCGTGCAGCACGTTAATCTGACTGTTAACTTCGGGGATAAGGATTTTGAGTCGGTATTTATAGGACTCTGGCCTGCAAAGGACCTCAATGTCACAGGGATGATTATTAATGGTTCTGTTACCACAGATGCACCGCTTGACCCTGAACCTGATTTTGCCGGCAATGAACATCTGAGGCTTGATAAAAATGCCCTTGTTACAGGTTACGACTATTACTTCTCATATGATGTAACGGTAATTCCTAATGCTTCAGTCCCTGCGGTAGTTCATAAACCTCTGGCTTATGTCTGGGAGGGTATTGAACATGAGACTGATCTCGTATATGGTACGAAAACCCTGAATGTTCCGCCCGGCATGCTGGCGTATGATGCACATGCATTTTCGGTTACAACCAATACAACCTGCAACTGGACAGCAAAAACACAGGACAATTATCTCTCTGTGCTCACCGGAACATCACAGGCAGTTGCACTCCCTGCCCCTGTTGCTGATTTCACTGCCAATGTCACATCCGGAAAAATGCCTCTTGCTGTGCAGTTTACAGATGCCTCCACCGGAAGTCCGTCCGGCTGGTCATGGAGCTTTGGTGACGGAGATACGTCAGCTGACAAAAACCCGGCGCATATATATGACTCTGCCGGGACATACAGTGTCAGCCTGACTGTCACAAATGCCGCCGGAAATGATACTGAGACAAAGAACGGCTATATCTCCGTATATGCACCTGGGGAGATGCCTGAACTGATAATTCCGGAGATCACCCTCGGCTGGGGCAATTCGACTGTAATCCCGGTTATGGTTACAAATATGACCAACGGTACCGGAATTTCCGGGACATTTACATGGGACTCGTCTGTGATAAGGGTGACATCGGTTACGGCAAATTCCACGGTGTTCTCCGGTTCGGTAGTCAATGTAAATATTACTGGTAATTCGACATTAATCAGCCTTACAAATACGGACGGGATGTCTGCAATTGATCCTGCGGCTCTCTTTGACATATCTGTAACTGCGGCCGGCAGCAATGGCGATAAATCGTATATCTCCGGTACTGATACATACTGGAGCGATACGACCTTTGACCGTCTTGACCTTGCATGCAGAGATGGTTTTGTTGAGATTTCCGGAGTTAAAGGGGATTTCAATGGAAACGGAGCTGTTGATATCGGAGATGTATCAAAGGTCGCCTATATGGTTGCCGGAAAGACCGATGTTGATATGAGGGCTGACTTCAACGGCAATGGTGAGGTTGATGTCGGTGACGCTGCAAAGATTGCATGGTTTTTTATAGGAATAACCAGTGATCTTTAG
- a CDS encoding lectin like domain-containing protein codes for MSANVKTIILSFLLILVLAVPAVAGAEDLGNDTGTDVEICGGNLTPLVQDEVADTCDSCDPCSCGQKISSDLNSGEDEADPVVNYPLGYVPAPYEIADRTPADISVLTLGDGVSIMADEPLPESYDLRDHGRMTSVKNQSKCGSCWTFATYGSLESLLLGEEKMDFDFSENNMKNKHGFDKGCCDGGNYEMSTAYLTRWALPDDVTWYSGPVSETADPYDPFSCNGSPPAPEIQKHVQDVYFLPQQSPDDNSLAKSVIMDCGALAAAFQVNWSPGFNMESEYPSYYFNSSYGMNINGGHAITIAGWDDEYSKDNFNVVPPGDGAYLVKNSWGTGWGNEGYFYISYYDEYINDDMAFFTAENLSNYDSVYYYDAFGATDFMSIDDQTTGSFANVFPAWGNETIRAAGVYTYQTGAEFEAEMHFNPDDGPENSTAGVVSVVNGTFDLPGYHTVDFKTPVDISIGDTFSVIFTVTNPSSLLTVPIERKIDSYTPNATSAPGDGFYLAGNGDWADAYDLTEYNRPSICIKAYTTFGHVGPAPVANFTAAPLSGKAPLTVQFNDTSENSPTEWSWSFGDGNLSTEQNPAYVYDTAGSYNVTLTVKNEGGSDSLIKTNYIAAYSPGDSPGIEWQNCLGGSAADDSFSVIQTSDGSYAATGYTRSDNGDVSGNHGEDDYWAVKVSPEGELSWQKCLGGSSYDKAQQIAESSAGDYYLIGETYSDDDDVSGNNGSYDFWVAKTDSSGNITGQKCLGGTSVDCGYAIALTSDGGYAAAGYTQSNDGDVSGRHGAQDIWAVKVDSSGNIDWQNCLGGTNYDYGYSINQTSDGGYIIAGQTGSNDDDVSGNHGNGDVWIVKLGPSGSLQWQKCLGGTADDCGECVLETSDGGYIVTGTTESDDCDVSGNHGGEDLWVVKMNSSGDIIWQRCFGGSGDDSGESIGLTDDGGYVITGTTYSDDDDVSGNHGNSDVWVIKVDSAGLLLWEKCLGGPGYEKGHSIAETDDSGYIVSGGASSDGGDVSGSHGMWDVWVVKLGVTAAPSAEFDFNRNFVASTDKNTFTAGDYPSDLVYRLHAANKDMNSTLGDLTYIAHAENLSWIDYSAYATRNLTYVQWNFPSEYVIPGGSGFDTGAGTTFDEDKFYNHEFTRVCNATIFRTPGVQRTNLTVTFNDLDFESIFVGFASAKDLNMTTGIINSSVVTDAPLAEPLPSGGDYHLKLDKGALTAGTEYYFRFDTLITPNGSTVIHKPLVYVWEGINHESASLGATYKAEVPEGLLLADEYEFSVETNTSCDWSVTRQNNLISVLEGSSLKPNGTLPVAEFSATPLSGAAIRQVNFTDISEGSPDTWFWDFGDGETSSEVNPVHNYTSSGTYSVTLAVSKDGATDSITKTDYITVFIKGDFNGNGIVDIGDVSRVAYMVVGLTPVDMAADFNGNGEVDTGDAAKIAWYFVGKIGEL; via the coding sequence ATGTCTGCGAATGTAAAAACGATTATTCTGTCATTTCTTTTAATCTTAGTTCTGGCTGTGCCGGCAGTTGCAGGTGCAGAGGATTTGGGAAATGATACAGGTACAGATGTGGAGATCTGTGGCGGTAACTTAACTCCGCTGGTTCAGGATGAGGTGGCGGATACCTGTGACTCATGTGACCCGTGCAGTTGCGGGCAGAAAATTTCATCGGATTTGAATTCCGGGGAGGATGAAGCAGATCCTGTTGTTAATTATCCTCTTGGATATGTTCCTGCACCATATGAGATTGCCGACAGGACACCGGCTGATATCTCAGTTCTGACACTTGGTGACGGAGTATCCATAATGGCTGATGAACCACTCCCTGAAAGCTATGATTTAAGGGATCACGGCCGGATGACAAGTGTGAAGAATCAGAGTAAATGCGGTTCATGCTGGACATTTGCAACATATGGTTCCCTTGAATCACTTCTGCTTGGAGAGGAAAAGATGGATTTTGATTTCTCCGAAAACAATATGAAGAATAAGCATGGCTTTGACAAAGGATGCTGTGATGGCGGGAATTATGAAATGTCAACAGCATATCTTACAAGATGGGCTTTGCCGGATGATGTAACCTGGTATTCAGGGCCGGTAAGTGAAACTGCTGATCCATATGATCCATTCTCATGCAATGGCAGCCCCCCTGCACCGGAAATTCAGAAGCATGTGCAGGATGTATATTTCCTGCCACAGCAGTCTCCGGATGACAACTCGCTTGCAAAATCAGTAATCATGGATTGCGGCGCTCTGGCGGCAGCATTTCAGGTAAACTGGTCACCGGGTTTTAATATGGAGAGTGAGTACCCAAGCTATTATTTCAATTCCAGTTATGGGATGAATATTAATGGTGGGCATGCAATCACCATTGCCGGGTGGGATGATGAATACTCTAAGGATAATTTCAATGTAGTGCCACCAGGAGACGGAGCTTATCTTGTTAAGAACAGCTGGGGGACAGGCTGGGGCAATGAAGGATATTTCTACATATCATATTATGATGAATATATCAACGATGATATGGCATTTTTCACTGCCGAAAACCTGAGTAATTATGATTCGGTCTATTATTATGATGCCTTTGGTGCAACTGACTTTATGAGCATTGACGATCAGACAACGGGTTCCTTTGCAAATGTATTCCCTGCCTGGGGCAATGAAACAATAAGGGCAGCCGGAGTTTACACATATCAGACAGGTGCTGAGTTTGAGGCTGAAATGCATTTTAATCCTGATGACGGTCCTGAGAACAGCACAGCCGGAGTGGTTTCTGTTGTAAACGGCACTTTTGATCTGCCTGGTTATCATACAGTTGACTTTAAAACTCCGGTAGATATCTCAATCGGCGATACTTTCTCAGTCATCTTTACGGTAACTAACCCGTCCAGTCTTCTGACAGTACCAATTGAGAGGAAAATTGATAGTTATACGCCCAATGCAACCTCAGCACCGGGAGATGGTTTTTACCTTGCCGGCAACGGAGACTGGGCAGATGCCTATGATCTGACAGAATATAACCGCCCGAGTATCTGTATTAAAGCCTATACAACATTTGGCCATGTAGGCCCTGCTCCGGTAGCGAATTTCACAGCCGCACCACTCTCCGGAAAGGCACCGCTTACAGTTCAGTTCAATGACACTTCAGAAAATTCACCGACAGAGTGGTCATGGTCATTTGGTGACGGAAATTTATCCACTGAGCAGAATCCCGCATATGTCTATGACACAGCCGGAAGCTACAATGTTACACTTACGGTTAAAAACGAAGGCGGCAGTGATTCTCTGATAAAGACAAATTATATTGCTGCCTATTCTCCAGGAGATTCGCCGGGTATTGAATGGCAGAACTGTCTTGGTGGAAGTGCTGCTGATGACAGTTTTTCAGTAATACAGACATCTGATGGCAGTTATGCTGCAACAGGTTATACCCGTTCAGATAATGGTGATGTCTCAGGAAATCACGGAGAAGATGACTACTGGGCTGTAAAAGTAAGTCCGGAAGGTGAACTGTCATGGCAGAAATGCCTTGGCGGAAGCAGTTATGATAAAGCACAGCAAATTGCTGAGAGTTCTGCCGGAGATTACTATCTTATAGGGGAGACGTATTCAGATGATGACGATGTATCCGGCAATAATGGCAGTTATGATTTCTGGGTTGCAAAGACAGATTCTTCCGGAAATATAACCGGACAGAAGTGCCTGGGCGGAACCAGTGTTGATTGTGGTTATGCCATTGCTCTGACATCGGACGGTGGCTACGCGGCTGCCGGATATACCCAGTCAAATGACGGTGATGTCTCCGGAAGGCACGGGGCGCAGGACATCTGGGCCGTAAAAGTTGACTCTTCCGGAAATATTGACTGGCAGAACTGCCTTGGCGGAACCAATTATGATTATGGCTACAGTATAAATCAGACATCTGATGGTGGATATATCATCGCCGGGCAGACTGGTTCCAATGACGATGATGTCTCCGGAAACCATGGAAATGGTGATGTATGGATTGTGAAACTTGGCCCGTCCGGAAGTCTGCAATGGCAGAAATGCCTTGGGGGAACGGCAGATGACTGTGGAGAGTGTGTACTGGAGACATCTGACGGTGGATATATCGTAACCGGAACAACGGAGTCAGATGACTGTGATGTCTCAGGTAATCACGGAGGAGAAGATCTCTGGGTTGTGAAGATGAATTCATCAGGAGATATTATCTGGCAGAGATGCTTTGGCGGAAGTGGTGATGATTCCGGTGAAAGTATTGGTTTAACAGATGATGGAGGATATGTTATAACCGGAACAACATATTCGGATGATGATGATGTCTCCGGAAACCATGGCAATAGTGATGTGTGGGTAATAAAGGTGGATTCTGCGGGTCTTTTGCTATGGGAAAAATGCCTTGGAGGACCTGGTTATGAAAAAGGACACAGCATAGCTGAAACTGATGATTCTGGTTATATAGTGAGCGGTGGGGCATCTTCAGATGGTGGTGATGTTTCGGGCAGTCATGGCATGTGGGATGTATGGGTTGTAAAACTCGGAGTTACTGCTGCACCGTCAGCAGAGTTTGACTTTAACCGGAATTTTGTTGCATCAACGGATAAGAATACCTTCACAGCCGGAGATTATCCCTCTGATCTGGTGTACCGTCTGCATGCCGCCAATAAGGATATGAACTCCACGCTTGGTGACCTGACTTATATTGCACATGCAGAGAATCTCTCATGGATTGATTATTCTGCTTATGCGACCCGGAATTTAACATATGTTCAGTGGAATTTCCCGTCTGAATATGTTATTCCGGGCGGTTCAGGGTTTGATACAGGGGCAGGCACGACATTTGATGAGGATAAATTCTATAACCATGAATTTACAAGAGTCTGTAATGCCACAATCTTCAGGACACCCGGTGTGCAGAGGACAAATCTTACAGTGACATTCAATGATCTCGACTTTGAATCCATATTTGTCGGATTTGCATCTGCAAAGGATCTGAATATGACAACCGGAATTATCAACAGTTCGGTTGTGACAGATGCACCGCTCGCAGAACCGCTTCCATCCGGTGGGGATTATCATTTAAAACTTGATAAGGGTGCCCTTACAGCCGGAACTGAGTATTATTTCAGGTTTGACACACTTATTACGCCAAACGGCTCAACTGTAATTCATAAGCCGCTTGTCTATGTCTGGGAAGGCATTAATCATGAATCGGCCAGTCTCGGTGCAACCTATAAAGCCGAAGTTCCGGAAGGGCTGCTTTTAGCTGACGAATATGAGTTCTCGGTTGAGACTAATACTTCATGTGACTGGTCTGTAACCCGGCAGAACAATCTCATTTCGGTGCTTGAAGGTTCTTCGTTAAAGCCAAATGGCACACTTCCTGTGGCAGAATTCTCTGCAACTCCACTATCCGGTGCTGCCATCCGGCAGGTCAACTTTACAGATATTTCTGAGGGCAGTCCGGATACATGGTTCTGGGACTTTGGTGACGGAGAAACATCATCTGAGGTAAATCCGGTGCACAACTATACATCGTCCGGAACATATTCGGTCACCCTTGCGGTATCAAAGGACGGTGCAACTGATTCCATAACAAAGACTGATTACATAACAGTCTTTATTAAAGGCGATTTCAACGGAAACGGCATTGTTGATATCGGTGATGTCTCAAGGGTTGCCTATATGGTTGTGGGCTTAACTCCGGTTGATATGGCGGCTGACTTTAACGGCAACGGTGAGGTCGATACCGGAGACGCTGCAAAAATTGCCTGGTATTTTGTCGGAAAGATCGGGGAACTGTGA